Proteins encoded within one genomic window of Pseudalkalibacillus sp. SCS-8:
- the wecB gene encoding non-hydrolyzing UDP-N-acetylglucosamine 2-epimerase → MNSKLKVMTIFGTRPEAIKMCPLVLELEKHSDEIESIVTVTAQHREMLDQVLDIFGVVPDFDLNIMKERQSLMEVTNRALEGLDRVLKEAQPDIVLVHGDTTTTFVASLAAFYNKIAVGHVEAGLRTGNKYSPYPEEMNRQLTGVISDLHFAPTDNSADNLMKENKKQDSIHITGNTAIDALRTTVRDDYHHPVLENLNDDRLILVTAHRRENLGEPMRQMFTAIRRLVEDHDDVQVVYPVHLNPVVQDAAHTILGGHDRIHLIDPLGVIDFHNIASRAHLIMTDSGGVQEEAPSLGVPVLVLRDTTERPEGIQAGTLKLAGTEEEEVYKLANELLTDENAYEAMAKASNPYGDGKASKRIVEAILYYFEKRTERPETFKVL, encoded by the coding sequence ATGAATTCGAAATTAAAAGTCATGACAATTTTCGGTACACGACCGGAAGCAATCAAGATGTGTCCGCTCGTGTTGGAATTAGAAAAGCATTCCGATGAAATCGAGTCGATTGTAACCGTAACCGCTCAACACAGAGAGATGCTCGATCAAGTGTTGGACATTTTCGGGGTTGTTCCTGATTTCGACTTGAATATCATGAAAGAACGTCAAAGCTTGATGGAAGTGACCAATCGAGCTCTAGAGGGCTTGGATCGTGTATTAAAAGAAGCGCAGCCGGACATCGTGCTCGTTCACGGTGACACGACGACGACATTCGTCGCTAGCTTAGCTGCATTTTACAATAAAATCGCTGTCGGCCATGTTGAAGCGGGTCTTCGTACAGGCAACAAATATTCCCCGTACCCAGAAGAGATGAACCGTCAATTGACAGGCGTCATTTCAGATCTGCACTTTGCGCCGACCGACAATTCAGCTGATAATCTAATGAAAGAAAACAAGAAGCAAGACAGCATTCATATCACAGGGAATACCGCAATTGATGCGTTACGTACAACGGTTCGTGATGATTATCACCACCCCGTGCTGGAAAACTTGAACGATGACCGGTTGATCCTCGTAACGGCCCATCGTCGGGAAAATCTCGGTGAACCGATGAGACAGATGTTTACCGCAATCCGCCGCTTGGTCGAGGATCATGACGATGTCCAAGTCGTCTACCCGGTCCACCTGAACCCTGTCGTTCAGGATGCGGCCCACACCATCCTTGGTGGTCATGACCGCATCCACTTGATCGATCCGCTCGGCGTCATCGATTTCCACAACATCGCGTCCCGGGCGCACCTGATCATGACCGATTCAGGCGGCGTTCAAGAAGAAGCACCTTCCCTTGGTGTTCCGGTCCTCGTACTACGTGATACAACAGAACGACCAGAAGGGATTCAAGCTGGAACACTGAAGCTTGCTGGAACAGAGGAAGAAGAAGTGTACAAGCTGGCGAACGAGCTGTTGACTGATGAAAACGCCTATGAGGCGATGGCGAAAGCGTCCAATCCGTATGGCGACGGAAAAGCGTCGAAACGAAT
- a CDS encoding glycosyltransferase family 39 protein has protein sequence MYKSFNQFIHSKYPILIILAFSLVVHLLFLVKDPGMIFNNPEQIGFTEEQGEYGGRDASLYAKMARQLMETGVYGYDTHHTGEVVQNAFVTPGQPIYLVIIFSIANLFNIDQLLLAKIFNMFLSVATVGLLYLISHRLFKSQWIALLGSGLYSVYFSQLHYFRTTLTEIPAIFMFCLVILFFLKAYQDNRTRDHVLFGILFCIMVMFRPTPAPLILLAVAAVLLKYPFKTSVRIGMLWVIGPIVVISPWVIRNLAAFGELYIFSSHAGNSLYAGANPFFKNDFSDYWREMKAKGWSQEQYAWYKIKQGFTSDFDFWFAWFTVGKTINLFHYLDGFVHYMNFAMMKYFKLLHFFIVIVGLGSALIWMKKEGIRVIAWIVISYIALSNLFLTIPRYGFFIIPLMCILTAFTLIQGPQVLAKYVKLYRRKSEV, from the coding sequence ATGTACAAGTCATTCAACCAATTTATTCATTCAAAATATCCGATCTTAATCATTCTGGCGTTCTCGCTTGTTGTCCATCTCTTATTCTTAGTAAAAGATCCGGGGATGATTTTCAATAATCCTGAACAAATCGGCTTTACCGAAGAACAAGGCGAGTATGGCGGCCGAGATGCTTCCCTTTATGCGAAAATGGCTCGCCAGCTCATGGAAACGGGCGTTTATGGCTATGATACCCATCACACGGGGGAAGTCGTACAAAATGCCTTTGTAACCCCAGGTCAGCCGATTTACTTAGTCATCATTTTTTCCATAGCGAATTTATTCAATATCGATCAGCTTTTATTAGCAAAAATCTTTAATATGTTCCTAAGTGTTGCGACAGTAGGACTGTTGTATCTGATCTCACACAGACTGTTCAAATCCCAGTGGATCGCCCTTCTGGGTTCAGGCCTTTATTCCGTTTATTTCAGCCAGCTTCATTATTTCAGGACGACCCTGACAGAAATCCCAGCGATCTTCATGTTTTGCCTGGTGATTCTGTTTTTCCTTAAAGCCTATCAAGACAACAGAACCCGCGATCATGTCCTTTTCGGTATCCTGTTCTGTATCATGGTCATGTTCAGACCGACACCGGCACCGCTGATCCTCCTTGCTGTCGCAGCCGTTTTACTCAAGTATCCGTTTAAAACGTCAGTCCGAATTGGGATGTTGTGGGTGATAGGTCCGATCGTCGTCATTTCTCCATGGGTGATCCGTAACCTTGCAGCCTTTGGCGAGCTCTACATCTTTTCATCCCACGCGGGCAACAGTCTTTATGCAGGAGCAAATCCGTTCTTTAAAAATGATTTCAGTGACTACTGGCGGGAGATGAAGGCGAAGGGCTGGAGTCAGGAGCAGTATGCGTGGTACAAAATCAAGCAAGGCTTCACGTCTGATTTCGACTTCTGGTTCGCTTGGTTTACAGTCGGTAAAACGATCAACCTGTTCCACTATTTGGATGGCTTCGTTCATTACATGAATTTTGCAATGATGAAGTATTTCAAATTGCTCCATTTCTTCATCGTCATTGTCGGCTTGGGTTCCGCCCTCATCTGGATGAAAAAAGAGGGGATCCGTGTCATTGCGTGGATTGTGATCAGTTATATCGCGCTGTCGAATCTGTTCTTGACGATTCCGAGATACGGCTTCTTCATCATCCCGTTAATGTGCATTCTGACGGCATTCACCCTCATTCAAGGTCCTCAAGTATTAGCAAAATATGTTAAACTATATAGGCGTAAGTCTGAAGTGTGA